In Falco peregrinus isolate bFalPer1 chromosome 9, bFalPer1.pri, whole genome shotgun sequence, the genomic stretch CCGTGCAAATATCCCTCAATGACTGCTCAATGTGTTCTTCAGTCCTTCGGTTAATCTCGTCCTTGCTGTCACCCTCTGGGTTTTCCATTGCCTCCAGTTTAGCCACAGGAGATGAAGGACCTAATGAGAACTGAGGGCTTGCAGGCTTACCTTGGAAGAAGAGAGCCTGGGGGGTTTCAGGCTGATGATGAAGAGCTGCTGGTGGACTGTGAACAATCACAGGACTCTTAGCTGCTGTGAGAGACTCTGGCACCGgccactgctgctgagctgttGCTGTGGTGGCAGAAGCCTGGACAGAGCTCCGAGACTGCTTACGCTGGCATGCTGGAGGGGCAAGAGGCAAACTCCTGGCAGGCAAACTTTGGGGAGCTGCCTGAGCAGCACAGTGATCAGGATGGGGAGCAGAGCAAATCACAGCATTAGGAGCACTCTTAGAAACACACTTTTGGTAGTACTGGGCTAAGGAGGTGATGCAGCTCTCCAAAGAGAGCCCACTGCTGAAAATCTGGCTCAGTCCCTGGGCGACAATCTCCAGGTCCTTAAAGTAGTTACTGCTCTGCCCCCAAGTCCTCTCCTTGTGCGTGGCCCAGATCTCATCATTGAGAAGCCAGTGAACATGGAGCTGAGACAGCAAGTCTGGTGTCATGAGGTCTCTCAGAAGGGCGTGCATCTTTCTGCGGCTGCTCTCGGTGGCTGCATGCATGGTGTCACCCAGGGCAGCCAGGATCAGGTGCTCGGTGCAGCCCTCCAAGGCCAGCCGCTGGATCTGGTGCTGCAGGTCCTTGCAGAGGTGGAAGATGGAGAGCtgcacctctgctgctgggaaggcCTGGGCAAGCACAGAcggctggggcagcccagggcccaTCAGGAGGAGCTGGGTTTCAGCCCAGGCTGGATTGAAGGCCCTGAACGCCCCGTACATGCGCGCCAGGCCTCCCACCGACTCGTTCTGCGGGACAGCAAGATGCACCACCCTGGCCATGCCGCCGTGCAGCTCCGGGGCCGGCCCGGCCACCAGGAAGACATAGAGCGCGCGGCCCGCCGGCCCACCGGCCCGGTGCACCAGCAGTACCCGGGGGAAGCGGGCGAAGACGCTAGCCATGGCAGCGCTCTGGAAGCTGACGGAGGCCATGCGGCCGCCCGCCCCTGGCTCGTAGGCCACCAAGGAGCCGCGGtccgggcccggcggggcctGTGCCATCGCCTGCCCTGCCGGGGCCGCGAACGCTGCGCCACCGCTACCGGGAGGGGGGGATATCCCGGCatgccccgctccgccgccgcctccggggAGCGCATCCCGGCGTGCCccgctccctgccagcagcgcCACCAATCACCGTGGGGCGCGCCATGACGTCAGGCAGCGCGCCAGGCCCCCTGCCGGCCGGGCGCGGCCCGTCGCTGCCGGGCGGCGGCACCGGCGGCCTCGGGCGCTGCCGGGAGCGGCCGCCGCGGGCTCCCCTCCACCACCTCGCATTTCCTGGGCGGCCT encodes the following:
- the ZSWIM1 gene encoding zinc finger SWIM domain-containing protein 1; translated protein: MAQAPPGPDRGSLVAYEPGAGGRMASVSFQSAAMASVFARFPRVLLVHRAGGPAGRALYVFLVAGPAPELHGGMARVVHLAVPQNESVGGLARMYGAFRAFNPAWAETQLLLMGPGLPQPSVLAQAFPAAEVQLSIFHLCKDLQHQIQRLALEGCTEHLILAALGDTMHAATESSRRKMHALLRDLMTPDLLSQLHVHWLLNDEIWATHKERTWGQSSNYFKDLEIVAQGLSQIFSSGLSLESCITSLAQYYQKCVSKSAPNAVICSAPHPDHCAAQAAPQSLPARSLPLAPPACQRKQSRSSVQASATTATAQQQWPVPESLTAAKSPVIVHSPPAALHHQPETPQALFFQGKPASPQFSLGPSSPVAKLEAMENPEGDSKDEINRRTEEHIEQSLRDICTEPAARLCLSEFAVVQKSVQLIGTGEDALSVQVLEDAHRVDLKGLSSCTCHFNQVFQLPCRHILAMLDSDRKTLQPEMLNRQWQKGCDAHQAEQYGADGLLEVLKSSWNESLDKSLVVSFLTAEISRVLAHCSGEEFEHRYRILRELADSWIGPYIEVKL